The Gemmatimonas aurantiaca T-27 DNA segment CATTGGCGTGTCCCAGACCACCAATGGCGATCGCGAGGGCCACCACACCGGCCCACAACACCGGACTCGAAAAACGTCCAAAACGGCGTGGCAGTGCCACCGCAGTCACCAGACACGCGGCCAGCAGCTTGGTCCAGTTACGACCCCAACCGCCATTCAACAGCGCCGACACCTCAGCCCACGGCAACTCGAGCGCCGATCGCTGCGCCTGCAACCACAGCAGCGGGGCCAGCAACAGCGCCGCGACCGCCCCGGCCCGCAACAGCGCCCGCCCACGCGGTGTGCGACAACACGCGCACACTCGCGGCGGCAACATGGCTTCACCTACGGCGACGGTCGCCCCGGCGAACAACAGTACCTTGGCGACCGTCGTCAGATCGGCCATTACTTGGCCAGCTTCACGGTGAAGCTGTACGTGCCGTCAACCACGTGGCCGTCTTCCGACATCGCCTTCCACGTCACCGTGTACTTTCCGTCGCCCGGCGCCGTGGTGAACTTCGCGACGAGCGGATCATCGCTGCGCACGCCACGCGTGAGCTTGGCCGTGGCCACATCGGCACCGGCGGCGTTCTTCACGGCGATCTTCGACGTCGCCATGTCGGCCGGCTCGCTGAGCCACAGCTTCACATCCTGCGGCGCCGTGGTGAGCGTGGTGTCCTTGGCCGGGAACGACGCCTTGAGACGCAGGTGTGGGATCATGTCGGCGCGCATCGCCATCGGTGCGGCAACCGCCGCGGCAACGACAACCGCCGGCACCAGGCGGCGCAGCAGCGTGGAACGGACAAAGCGGGTCATCGGGTTCTCCAGGGATTGGTGAAGCGCGGATCGCGCAGAAACGTGCTGTCTGTCAGGGAACGAAGAAAGGCCACCAGGTCGCGCTTTTCCTGCGGAGTGAGATCCATCGGCTTGATGAACTCACTCTTGAGCGGGCTCTCGGCACCCACACCGGCGTTTGGACCACTTTTCACCGTACGTCCACCCGCGTTGTAGTGCTCGATCACCTCTTCCAGCGTGGCGATGCTGCCGTCGTGCATGTAGGGCGCCGTGACCGCGATGTTGCGAAGGCTCGGGGCTTTGAACTTCCCCATGTCCTCCTCCTCATGCGTCACCGATTCTACCCCGGTATTCGGTGCGGGATACTTCCCCTGTCCGTCGATGTTGTAGAGCGCGGTGTTGTGGAATTCGATCTCCACGAACCCCTTCCCCACATAGTTCACGGTGCCGGTGAAGTTGAACCCGCCGTGGCAATGGAAGCACTCGGTCTTCTCACTGAAGAAGAGCTCTTCCCCCCGACGTGCCGACGCGCTGATGGCCGCCGAACGCCCCTGCTTGAAGGCATCGTAGGGTGACCGTCCACTGATCATCGTGCGCTGAAAGCTGGCAATCGCCTTCACGATGTGATCGAGCGACACGGGATCACCGCTCCCGGGATACGCTGCGGCAAAGAGGGCCTTGTACTGCGGCACCTCCCGCACGCGAGCGAGCAACTGCTGCTCCTGCCCGGAGAGTCCGAGTTCCACCGGATCCTCCCCGAACATCGGCACCAACGCCTGCTGCTCCAGCGACCGCATGAGCGGATTGGCCCATGTGAGCGCCGGGCTGTAGGCGATGTTGGCGAGTCCCATACTGCCACGGGGATGGACCTCGCCGGTGGAACCGACAGCGCGCGGGAGCGCGTCGGCAAAGGCACGCGACTGCAGGTGGCAACTGGCACAACTGAACGTGCCGTTGCCGGACAGACGCGTGTCGTAGAACAGGTGACGGCCCAGCGCCACCTTTTCATGGGTCATCGGATTGTCGGCCGGCACCACCGGCTCTGGGAAACCGGCGGGCAGCTCCCAGCGATAGGCGACCGCCCCGGCCGGTTTGACGGTCGGTTTTGCTGCGGGTGTTGCTGCGGGTTTAGCGGCCGGCTTCGTGGCCGACGCGGCCCGTGCGCCACCGGCCGGCGGCTGCGCACTCAGCCCTGCGCCATCCGGCGGGAAGACCGCCGATCCCGCGATGGCCAGAGCGGCGCATGCCGTAAGTCCGATGACCCCGGAACGTGGGGAACGCATCACGATCAACGCGTGCCGCCGTTCACGATGCCGTTCACGGTGCCGTTCGGACCGGAGCCTGCGCTATTGGCGGCGCCGGTCGCCGTGCCCCGCACCACGCGGAAGAACTTGGGCGTGTCGGCACCGGTGGCGTTGGGATGCGGCAGGTTCAGCGACGCAAAGAGCCCGCCACAATCGGCGTCATTGGGCGCCGCCATGCACCCCATCGCGGTCTGCGGCTGGTTGCGTCGCACATCACTGCGCGACAGCAGGGCCGCGAGGTCGGCCACGATCACGTCGCGGGCCGGATTGAACCCACTGAGGGCGATTTCCGGGCGATTGCCATGAGAGCAGGACGTGGGTGCCTTGGCCCCGGCCGCCCCCGTGCATCCGGTGCTGCCCAGATGAATCACCCACGCCGTGGCGGCGGAGTCGGGACGCGTGGCACGCATGTCCACACGCAGAAACTTGTAGCCGGCATTCCACGACCAGAACAGACGCGACAGCGAAAGCGGCGGCCCCTGTGTGGCCATATCGGAATGATTGCGCGCAAACGGCACACCCACCGTGAACGCGACCCCCTGATATTCACCGGCCGGTGCCAGCACCGTGATCTGCGGATTGGTCTCCGGCGTGCCGTTGGCGCAGGTGGCCGTGCCGTTTTCGAAATCCAGCAGCGCAATCTCCCGATCCTGCCACGGCGAACGTGGTGCCATGGCCGCACGCACGGTATCACCGCGGGCCGTCACGAGGCGCACGTTGTGCACGTAGAAGCGGAAATCGCTGGCCGTGATCGTGGCCCCCGAGGTGCCAATCCCCGGATACTCCTTGCCGCAGGAGAACGGCGTATCACCCACGGTCGCCTGCAGGCGAATGGTGATCGGGATGAGGGAATCGGCGGCAGGCGCCGATGGAACGGCGGGCGTGGTCGCCAGCAGCATCGCGGCGGCCAGGGCAACAACAGACATGAAGGCCTCGGAGTGAAATGCACGGAGCCGGGCGGCCGTATGGTCGCCGGGTGACATCGGGCGGCCCACGCCCCACGACGTGTCTGGAGCACGAGGTGAGGCGCGACCGACAAACCAGAGCGCGAATGGTGGAACGGTCAGTGACCGGCGATCCTGCGCCCGATGGCCCAGCACTGTTGGCGACCAGCCAACAGGGGCTCTGTCGTGCAGCGGTCTTGAACGGTCACATCGCAGACGATCGTCGAACCTCCGTCAGGAGGAGACGCCGCCCGTGAACAGTCAGCCGATCGCTGCCGGTGGTGCCGTGGCCGGAGGCTGCGCGACATCGGGTCGCTCAACGGCCTGATACCGGGACGACTCGACCTTCGGTACCTCCGGCGCATCGATCCATGCCACGAAGGCAATGGGCGCCGACAGCAGGAATTGCGGAGCGGTGGCGCCACAACAGTGGGCGGCGCATTCACATTCTGGAGCCCCGGAGCGATCCGTTGGTGCGCCCGTTCCGTGTCCGGACTCATGGTGGCCGTGGTGCGCCGTCAGCGCATCAGCACCATCGATTTCACCTGCGCCATCGGTGCCGACTTGCAGCACGGCCGCCGATGGGTCCGACAGGCTCGCCAAGGCGTGATGCGGGCACGACGGCTGCAATGGCAGCGCCAGTCGCGCCACCATCCAAACCAGAGTCAGCAGGAAACCTGCCCATCGCGCTTGTCCCCGACGCATGCAGAATCGTATGCCCTTTCGGGAGGGGCTGTCAATTGTGGCCGCGTGGGGCGTACGGCCGGTCCCCCAATACCGTCCGGACATCACCGATGCGACGGGGTCGGGAACGCACCTTCAGAGCTGCCCCAGCCAGCTCACCTTCACCAGCAGTGACCGGGCTACCGGACCGGTGTATCCGGATACCGGCTGCCGGTCGTTGTAGACCACATGCACAAACGACAGCGGGCGGTATTCCCAACTGAAGCGCGTGTTGAGCGTGCCTCGGCCCTGCGCGGTGTTGTACTGGTAGAAGGCACTCCACTGCAGACGCGGTGACGCGAACACCCGCAGTTCCGGCCCGGCGAGATGCGTGACGAAGCTGCTGTCGCGGGTCCCGAGATCACGCAGCCGATTCAGTTCATAACTTCCGCGCAGCGCCACGAACGGGTTGGGCGACCAGCGCGCAGTCAATGCCGCACGATCGAGGGCGCCGTCAAAGAAGCCGCCGGTGGAGAGATTTCCGGTGACCGTAGCCCGCGCACTCTGATCACTGCGCGCATCGATGCCCACGCGCTGATAGTCATGCCGTCCGGCCGGTGTACGCACACCGGGGAACAGCATCAGCTCCTGCTCGGGACGCTGCAGGTCGAGTTCATGATAGAGACGCGTTGTGCCGCCATTGGTCTGCAGGACCTCCACATAGCTGGAGATCACGCCTTCCTGCAGACGGCGACTGTCGGGATCCTGGTAGAAGTAGGTGGTGATGCCCGGCTTGAACCACACCACACCTCGCGGCCGCCACGCGGGCTGCGCATTCCACGACACGGCGGGGCTCGACATCAACACATTCGGGCGTGAGACAAACCCCGTGCGTGGTGCATAGTCGCGCGTGACGAGCGCACCGACATA contains these protein-coding regions:
- a CDS encoding copper resistance CopC family protein; the protein is MTRFVRSTLLRRLVPAVVVAAAVAAPMAMRADMIPHLRLKASFPAKDTTLTTAPQDVKLWLSEPADMATSKIAVKNAAGADVATAKLTRGVRSDDPLVAKFTTAPGDGKYTVTWKAMSEDGHVVDGTYSFTVKLAK
- a CDS encoding methanobactin export MATE transporter MbnM, coding for MMRSPRSGVIGLTACAALAIAGSAVFPPDGAGLSAQPPAGGARAASATKPAAKPAATPAAKPTVKPAGAVAYRWELPAGFPEPVVPADNPMTHEKVALGRHLFYDTRLSGNGTFSCASCHLQSRAFADALPRAVGSTGEVHPRGSMGLANIAYSPALTWANPLMRSLEQQALVPMFGEDPVELGLSGQEQQLLARVREVPQYKALFAAAYPGSGDPVSLDHIVKAIASFQRTMISGRSPYDAFKQGRSAAISASARRGEELFFSEKTECFHCHGGFNFTGTVNYVGKGFVEIEFHNTALYNIDGQGKYPAPNTGVESVTHEEEDMGKFKAPSLRNIAVTAPYMHDGSIATLEEVIEHYNAGGRTVKSGPNAGVGAESPLKSEFIKPMDLTPQEKRDLVAFLRSLTDSTFLRDPRFTNPWRTR
- a CDS encoding MbnP family copper-binding protein codes for the protein MSVVALAAAMLLATTPAVPSAPAADSLIPITIRLQATVGDTPFSCGKEYPGIGTSGATITASDFRFYVHNVRLVTARGDTVRAAMAPRSPWQDREIALLDFENGTATCANGTPETNPQITVLAPAGEYQGVAFTVGVPFARNHSDMATQGPPLSLSRLFWSWNAGYKFLRVDMRATRPDSAATAWVIHLGSTGCTGAAGAKAPTSCSHGNRPEIALSGFNPARDVIVADLAALLSRSDVRRNQPQTAMGCMAAPNDADCGGLFASLNLPHPNATGADTPKFFRVVRGTATGAANSAGSGPNGTVNGIVNGGTR